The proteins below come from a single Eubacterium limosum genomic window:
- a CDS encoding HPr family phosphocarrier protein has protein sequence MHTQKLTVVNPTGLHARPAAEFCKIAGTYQSKIMLKRLGANEKEGNGKSVIAVMAMGLPKGCEIEISAEGEDENAAVEALAELVRGGFGEI, from the coding sequence ATGCATACACAAAAGCTGACAGTTGTAAACCCCACCGGCCTGCATGCGCGTCCTGCAGCAGAGTTTTGTAAGATTGCCGGTACCTATCAATCAAAAATTATGCTCAAACGTCTGGGAGCAAACGAAAAAGAAGGAAATGGAAAGTCTGTGATCGCTGTTATGGCCATGGGACTGCCGAAAGGCTGCGAGATCGAAATCAGCGCAGAAGGCGAGGATGAAAACGCAGCAGTTGAAGCACTGGCAGAATTAGTCAGAGGCGGATTTGGTGAAATATAA